A genomic segment from Nicotiana sylvestris chromosome 1, ASM39365v2, whole genome shotgun sequence encodes:
- the LOC138874763 gene encoding uncharacterized protein encodes MDSELCAQRHPIIQRRRSGGQFSAVQRRPVDPGRSANIIRSSVVEQLGLQDQIVPASRVLNGMASETTKGEIILLVNMARTIQDTKFHVIKGDMRYNALLGRPWIHNMRAVPSTLHHMMKFPTMDGVKTVYGEQHTTKEMFAVDEVALVSALSTLEKSSTKDKYTAK; translated from the exons atggactcGGAGTTATGTGCCCAAAGACATCCTATCATTCAACGACGAAGAAGCGGAGGGCAGTTCTCCGCCGTACAACGacgccctg tggatccaggtagatcggcaaacataatcagatcaaGTGTCGTAGAGCAGCTCGGTCTGCAGGACCAAATTGTACCTGCATCTCGAGTCCTAAATggcatggcaagtgaaacaacaaagggGGAGATAATCCTACTTGTGAATATGGCCAGGACCATCCAAGatacaaaatttcatgtcatcaaaggcgacatgagatataatgcactgctcgggaggccatggatccacaacatgagggcagtaccatcGACCCTTCATCatatgatgaaattcccaacaatgGATGGTGTGAAAACAGTTTATGGGGAACAACACACaacaaaggaaatgtttgcagtcgATGAGGTGGCGTTGGTATCAGCACTTTCGACCTTAGAAAAATCGAGCACTAAAGATAAGTATacggccaaatag